The sequence GCACCGCGCCGACGATCTCGCCGTCGGTGAAGGCCACCGACGCCGGACCGTCCCACGGCTCCATGAGGCTGGCGTGGAAGCGGTAGAAGGCACGCTTGGCCGGATCCATCCCCGGGTCGTTCTCCCAGGCCTCGGGGATCATCATGAGCACCGCGTGCGGCAGGCTCCGCCCGGCCAGGTGCAGCAACTCCAGGACCTCGTCGAAGTTCGCCGAGTCCGAGGCGGCCGGGGTGCAGACCGGGAAGACCCGCCGGATGTTGCCCGGCACGTTCGGCGAGCGCAGCAGCGCCTCGCGGGCCTGCATCCAGTTGCGGTTGCCCCGGATCGTGTTGATCTCGCCGTTGTGGGCGATGAACCGGTACGGGTGCGCCAGCGGCCAGGACGGGAAGGTGTTTGTGGAGAAGCGGGAGTGCACCAGCGCGATGGCGCTGTCCACCCGCTCGTCGCGCAGGTCCGGGTAGAACGCCGGCAACTGGTCGGGCGTGAGCATGCCCTTGTAGACCATGGTGCGGCTGGACAGCGACGGGAAGTACGCCGGGACGCCCCGCTCGGCGGTCTCCCGTTCGGCCTGCTTACGCAGGCAGAACGCCACCCGGTCCAGCTCGATGCCGCGCAGCGGGGAACCGGCCGGCCCGTCGGGCGCGTCGGTCAGGCGGTGCGCGGCCAGGAAGAGCTGCCGGACCCGGGGCATCGCCGCCAGGGCCGTCTCGCCCAGGTCACTCGGGTCGATCGGCACGTCCCGCCAACCGAGCACGTCGGCGCCCTCGACCAGCGCGTACTTCTCGACCACCCGACGGGCACGCGCCTCGGCGACATCGTCGTCGGGAAGGAAGACCAGCCCCGTGGCGTACTCGCCCGCCGGGGGAAGCGCGACGTCAGCCACCGCGCGGAGGAACGCGTCCGGCACCTGGATCATGATGCCCGCGCCGTCGCCGGTGTTCGGCTCCGCGCCGCGGGCGCCCCGGTGGTCCAGCCGACAGAGCGCGCCGAGCCCGTTGGCGACGACCGAGTGTGAACGCCGGCCGTGCAGGTCCGCCACGAAGGCCACGCCGCAGGCATCGTGCTCCTGGGCTGGGTCGTAGAGGCCCTGGGCGGACGGACGGGGGTGGGGCGTCGGGGACGCCTGCGGGCTGTGCGGGTGCGGCTGTTCTGTGTCCGCGTACGGCTGAGCCACCGGGCCTCCTGTCGTCACTCAGGTTGGATCATGGTGGGGACGACGTCGGCCCGTGGGTCTATTGAGTCTACGTTAGGGCCGGGGTCGCACGGCCACCCGAGATTGATCACACCGTCCACTGGCTGGGACGTGTAGTCTCGCGCGGTGGATCCGCGACACAAGCACGTCTTCGACCGGTTGGAACAGTTCTACGACGCGGTGCCCCGCGACGTCGCCGGTGCGGAGGATCATGGCGGGCTGGTGCTGTTCGTCCGCGAAGGCACCGGGTGGCCGTTCTACGCCCGCCCCCGGATCGACGCCACCGAGCCGCCGTCGCTGGCCGACGTGACAGCGGTCCGCGAGCGCCAGCGGAAGCTTGGCCTGCCGGAAGCCTTCGAGTGGGTGCACGAGACGACCCCCGAACTGCTGGCGGTGGCCCGCTCGGCGGGGCTCAGCGTGCTGGAGGCGCCGCTGATGGTGCTCGACCCGAGCGCGCTGCCCGACCCGGCGACGCTGTCCGACGCGGCGGTGCGGGTGCTGGCAGCGGACTCCCCCGGCTTCGCCGCCGACGTCGCCGCCCGGCGTGCGGTGGCAGCGGTGTCGTTCGCCGCCGCCGGCACCGCCCCCGGTGAGGCCGGCCCGGCCGAACGCGACGCCGCCGTCACCGAACTCGAACTGGCCGCGCTCGACGAGGAACGCGCCCGGATCGCCGACGGCCGACGGATCTCCGCGCTGGCCGTCACGCCGACCGAGGGGGCGCTGGCCAGCGGCATGGCGATGCGGGTGGACGACGTCGCGGAGATCGCCGGCGTGGCCACCCTGCCGTCCGCCCGGCGACGCGGGCTGGGCGCGGCGCTCACTGCCACCCTGGCCCGGGAACTGCTGGCGGCCGGCGCCGAGCTGGTCTTTCTCTCCGCGGGCAGCGAGGAGATCGCGCGGGTCTACCTGCGGGTCGGCTTCCGCCGGATCGGCACCGCCTGCATCGCCGAACCCGCCGCCCTCATCCCCTGACCTGCCCGGCGACCCGGCTCAGGTCGGGGGGCGCCACTGGGCGGCGGTGGCGACGGCGCTGGAGAGCAGCCGTGAGTTGATCGTGCCCAGCGCGGCGTCCCGGGCGCGCAGCGCCAACCGGCCCCGGGTCTGGAGCACCGCCGACATCCGCCGGGTCTGCCGGACCACCGTCGCGGCCCGGGGGCGACGCACCCGGTCGTACGCCTGGACGGCGTCGGGCAGTCGAGCCTCCCGCAGCAGCGACGCGAGCGTGGCGGCGTCCTCGAACGCGAGGCAGGCGCCCTGCCCGAGGTGCGGCGGCATGGCGTGCGCCGCGTCGCCGAGCAGCACCACCCCACCGGGCCCGACCGGAAAGCCGTACGCCCGGGGCAGCGGACGCAGCTCGCGAACCTCCTGTTGGACCAGGTCTGCCGGGTCGGTGGCGTCGAGCAGCGCGCCGACCGGCGCGGGCCAGCCCGCGTACCAGCGGCGCAGGAGGGCGAGTTGGGTCTCCGGCGGCTCCGGGCGGGGCGCGCCGGCGGCGGTGGCCACCCAGTAGATGCCGCCCCGGGTGGACCCGCCCGAGGAGCCGCGCTCGCCCAGCGACGCGGCCACGAACCGGTAACCCGCGCCGAGAATCTCGCCGGCCAGTGGCTGATCGTCGGGGAGTCGAGGTGCCTGGTACCAGGGGATGACGGCCCGCCAGGCGGCGCACCCGGAGCTGACCACCCGGGACTCGGGCGCGAGTTGGCGGCGGATGCCGCTGTCCGTGCCGTCGGCGGCAACCACCAGATCGGCTTCGATGGTGTGCCGACCGTCGTTGACTCCCGGTCGCTCGCCCGGCTCGACGCGGACGTGGCGCACTGTCACCCCGGTCCGCAGTTCGACCCGCTCGCCGAGGCCGGCGATCAGCGCGTCGTGCAGATCCTCCCGGTGCACCACCACCGGCATCCGGTCGGCCGGGATGGGCCGGGGCTGCACGAGCCAGTGCCCGTCCGGGCGACGAACCCCGCCGTCGGGCAACGGGGTGGCGATGGCGGCCAGGCCGGCGCCGAGGCCGAGGGCCTGGAGCGCGCGGACGCCGTTGGGCCAGAGCACGACGGCGGTCGGCTCGGGTCGGACCCGTTCGGCGCGTTCCAGCACTGTGACCTGCCAGCCGGAACGGGCCAGCGCGCCGGCCACCGCGAGGCCACCGACCCCCGCGCCGACCACCACCGCGCTTCGCATCGGTGCCGCCCCCGCTCAGCTGTCCCGGTCGGCGGGACGCGCGCCAGTGGCGTCGGCCCGGTCGGTGCGAGCGGCGGACGGATCGTCCGCCGGCTCGTCGTCGCTCGACGCGAGGTCAGTCGCGGCGGCGTCGTCGGACGGCTCGCCGTCGTCCGGCCGGGAGTCGTCGTCGGTCGTCGGCGGTACGACGCCGGTGTCCTGCCAGGTGGCGTACTGCTCCTCGCTCACCACCCGGTAGCCCTCCGGCGCGGCGGCCCGCGACGGGGTCTCCCGCTCGGAGAGGTCGACCTGGGACAGGTCGGACGCGGGGGGCGGGGTCGTCGTCGCCGCCGGACCGAGCGGGATCAGGTAGTCCCGGGGGCCGCGCACCCGGACGAAGTAGATCAGGGCGCCGAGGAAGACCAGGGCGGCGGTCCAGACGTTGAGCCGGACGCCGAGGATCTGGTTGGCCTCGTCGGTGCGCATCAGCTCGATCCAGAACCGGCCGGCGGTGTAACCCATCACGTAGAGCGCGAACGCCCGGCCCCGGCCCAGCTTGAGCCGGCGGTCGAGGATGAGGACCAGGGCCACGACGCCGAGGTTCCACAGCGCCTCGTAGAGGAAGGTGGGCTGGTAGAGGCCCGGTTCGAGGATCGGCTGCCCGGCGTCGTCCCGGAGCGCGTGCCCGGGGTTGTCCGGGTCCATCCGATGGATCTCCAGGCCCCACGGCAGCGTCGTCCGGCCACCGAAGAGTTCGTTGTTGAACCAGTTGCCGATCCGGCCGACCGCCTGGGCCAGCGGCAGCCCGGGGGCCAGCGCGTCGGCCACCACGCCGAACGGAATGCCGAGCTGTCGGGCCGCGATCCAGGCACCGAGCGCGCCACCGGCGACCGCGCCCCAGATGCCGAGACCGCCCTCCCAGATGGCGAACGCCTTCATCGGGTCCCCACCGGCGCCGAAGTACTTCTCCGGTGAGGTGACCACGTGGTAGATCCGGGCGCCGATGATGCCCGCGGGCACCGCCCAGACGGCGATGTCGAGCACCGCGCCGGGCGCGACACCGCGCTGCCGCAGCCGGCGCTCCGTCACCCAGCAGGCCAGCACGATGCCGGCGATGATGCAGAGCGCGTAGGCCCGGATCGGCACCGGCCCGAGCTGCCAGACCGCGGTGCTGGGGCTGGGCAGGGCCGCCTGGGGGGAGAGCGAGGCGAGGGTCACGGGTGCACACGCTACCGCTGCACACCCCCGCAGCGGCACCCCGGGCCGCTGGAGCGCGCATCCCGGTGACTTCTGGTTTGCACCGCCGTAGGCTCTTTGTCCATGAGCGCGCTCACCTGGGCGGTCGCCGCGGTCGTCACCGACGACACCGGGCGGGTGCTGCTCTGCCAGCAGGGCCGGGGTGCGCGCCGCTACGCGTTGCCCGGCGGACGGCTGCGCCCGGCCGAGGGCCCGGTGCGGGCTGCCCTACGGGACATCCGGGCGGAGACCGGCTGGGACATCGAGCTGATCGACCTGGTCGGCGTCTACCAGCTGACCGGCCCTCCCAGGGAGGCCGCGGCCGGACGCGCCGGGCCACTGCCCGACGTCCTCGTGCACGTGTTCCGGGCCCGCGCGGCGGGGATCCGACCCGCCACGGACCCACCGCCGGGTTGCCGGTTGTCCTGGCACTTCCCCGAGGCGCTGCCCGAGGTGGTCACCCCACTCACCCGGGCCGCCGTCACCGACGCGACCGCCGGCCGCTCCGGCGTGCTCCGCGACGTCGGCTGCGCGCCAGGAACCGTCGCCTCCGCGCCGCTGCCGGCGGCCCGCCCAGCCGAGGACGGCCGTCCGGCACGGTCCCTGCACCCCTGACAAGCCGCAACCGTTCCGAGGTTCGCCGCGTGGTCGCGGACAGCCTCGCCTGCCAGGCCACATTCGATTGAGCGTGATGCCTGTGAGTCATCAATATGACTCACAGGCATCAGGCTCAACAGACAAGACATGCCCCCGCGCTGCGCGGTCCGGCCGGACTCAGCTAGGGCCGGCTCAGTGAGGGCCGGCTCAGTGAGGGCCGGCTCAGTGAGGGCCGGCTCAGTGAGGGCCGGCTCAGTGAGGGCCGGCTCAGTGAGGGCCGGCTCAGCGGGTGGGGTTGCGGACGCCCTCGGCGAGTTCGGCGCTGAGGGTGCGCAGTGCGGCCAGCCCGTCGGCCTCGGTGGGCGCGTCCAGCACACACCGGACCAGCGCGCTACCCACGATCACACCGTCGGCGTAACCGGCGACGGTGCCGGCCTGCGCGCCGGTGCCCACCCCCAGGCCGACACCGATCGGCAGGTCGGTGACCGCGCGGGCCCGGGAGACCAGCGTCGGGGCGGCGTCGGAGGTACGCGCCCGGGCGCCGGTCACCCCCATCACGGCGGTCGCGTAGACGAAGCCACGGCAGTGCCGCACCGTCATCGCCAGCCGGGCGTCGGTGGACGACGGCGAGACCAGGAACGTGCGGTCCAGCCCGTGCGCGTCCGAGGCGGCCAGCCACTCGTCGGCCTCGTCCGGGATGAGGTCCGGAGTGATCAGGCCGGTGCCGCCGGCGGAGGCGAGGTCACGGGCGAAGACGTCCACGCCGTAGCGCTCGACCGGGTTCCAGTAGGTCATGGTGACCACCGGAGCGCCCGTCGCCGCCACCGCCTCGATGATGCGCATCGTGTCCGCGGTGCGTACGCCCCCGGCCAGCGCGATGTCACTGGCCCGCTGGATCACCGGCCCGTCCATCACCGGGTCGGAGTAGGGGATCTCCACCTCGATGACG comes from Micromonospora vinacea and encodes:
- a CDS encoding GNAT family N-acetyltransferase, which codes for MDPRHKHVFDRLEQFYDAVPRDVAGAEDHGGLVLFVREGTGWPFYARPRIDATEPPSLADVTAVRERQRKLGLPEAFEWVHETTPELLAVARSAGLSVLEAPLMVLDPSALPDPATLSDAAVRVLAADSPGFAADVAARRAVAAVSFAAAGTAPGEAGPAERDAAVTELELAALDEERARIADGRRISALAVTPTEGALASGMAMRVDDVAEIAGVATLPSARRRGLGAALTATLARELLAAGAELVFLSAGSEEIARVYLRVGFRRIGTACIAEPAALIP
- a CDS encoding FAD-dependent oxidoreductase is translated as MRSAVVVGAGVGGLAVAGALARSGWQVTVLERAERVRPEPTAVVLWPNGVRALQALGLGAGLAAIATPLPDGGVRRPDGHWLVQPRPIPADRMPVVVHREDLHDALIAGLGERVELRTGVTVRHVRVEPGERPGVNDGRHTIEADLVVAADGTDSGIRRQLAPESRVVSSGCAAWRAVIPWYQAPRLPDDQPLAGEILGAGYRFVAASLGERGSSGGSTRGGIYWVATAAGAPRPEPPETQLALLRRWYAGWPAPVGALLDATDPADLVQQEVRELRPLPRAYGFPVGPGGVVLLGDAAHAMPPHLGQGACLAFEDAATLASLLREARLPDAVQAYDRVRRPRAATVVRQTRRMSAVLQTRGRLALRARDAALGTINSRLLSSAVATAAQWRPPT
- the lgt gene encoding prolipoprotein diacylglyceryl transferase, which encodes MTLASLSPQAALPSPSTAVWQLGPVPIRAYALCIIAGIVLACWVTERRLRQRGVAPGAVLDIAVWAVPAGIIGARIYHVVTSPEKYFGAGGDPMKAFAIWEGGLGIWGAVAGGALGAWIAARQLGIPFGVVADALAPGLPLAQAVGRIGNWFNNELFGGRTTLPWGLEIHRMDPDNPGHALRDDAGQPILEPGLYQPTFLYEALWNLGVVALVLILDRRLKLGRGRAFALYVMGYTAGRFWIELMRTDEANQILGVRLNVWTAALVFLGALIYFVRVRGPRDYLIPLGPAATTTPPPASDLSQVDLSERETPSRAAAPEGYRVVSEEQYATWQDTGVVPPTTDDDSRPDDGEPSDDAAATDLASSDDEPADDPSAARTDRADATGARPADRDS
- a CDS encoding NUDIX hydrolase, which encodes MSALTWAVAAVVTDDTGRVLLCQQGRGARRYALPGGRLRPAEGPVRAALRDIRAETGWDIELIDLVGVYQLTGPPREAAAGRAGPLPDVLVHVFRARAAGIRPATDPPPGCRLSWHFPEALPEVVTPLTRAAVTDATAGRSGVLRDVGCAPGTVASAPLPAARPAEDGRPARSLHP
- the trpA gene encoding tryptophan synthase subunit alpha; translated protein: MSRIGVAFDKARADGRALLVGCMPAGFPTVEGSIAAMTAMVEAGVDVIEVEIPYSDPVMDGPVIQRASDIALAGGVRTADTMRIIEAVAATGAPVVTMTYWNPVERYGVDVFARDLASAGGTGLITPDLIPDEADEWLAASDAHGLDRTFLVSPSSTDARLAMTVRHCRGFVYATAVMGVTGARARTSDAAPTLVSRARAVTDLPIGVGLGVGTGAQAGTVAGYADGVIVGSALVRCVLDAPTEADGLAALRTLSAELAEGVRNPTR